A genomic stretch from Caldalkalibacillus salinus includes:
- a CDS encoding glycosyl hydrolase family 18 protein, which translates to MSLRTQHRQFMTWPRTKNHLEKIMDIGPKLTQLGLFFFDVKSDGQIWSSVDTEEDNEKGETPVLDNIMDAAERVAQQWPHIRVLLTIKNDGVASIFRAIITDNVAQDQFVSNIHEILNRYPWCHGVDIDLERGPNDLKEDIYALYQRLYEELKQRDDHTHVHIDLPPMTGPGVTVGPEKWCEYERLAPLCDTALIMTYGFAWSGSSPGPTSPIPWLKQVLSYAVQAFQKDQILTGAPAFGYRWQIYDYPGNLGNANGWRGVAGGFDSFLRWMLGDLSHTDKYRTGTETQPYIPFASFYEEYDFCHRLLLHVYDYPGAHDVDETSLIRSSYNGQSFLTAYNKKQTTHFDGTVVSQSGTDYDTISGAIGVEKGLGMIYPRRPAPLRDSNGNIIGYEDEGYGRWSFTIATSGSYDVVVRVNYPWWDRQKLGFKLDGQAVTVGEMPQWYPYHRTTHWVKLGRFQLSEGTHTLELFGNASHYNTQFYGFRVCHQFEEKHEAGQSRFTLRPRYLQDVDRQPAWPDADQFRLTLETLRRDPEHLHIWYDDFRDWDQSLPTNVYETVSGAWSVNDIDGSVTKEVTGSGEFRIQYDQFKNVSIQSRMTLNGKGRAGVLFDDIWLCLNADATCLELYQGDQLLETYYPSSPIRVGTSYTLRLRVRHTEVCAFLDSTKILTRALDNVPVGSFGIKSDTEMTTDLIIAADAMWYYPQEAFDVRLPNGQTQTLGRIPRSGVTWDEHWGIFSLEQGEEPDTRQTSEDGLQTTISMDWDYLHSSVFPLSKPGDYEVEITANDVGAWLSTLYLGDADGFSLVVFPDAETVLRISDIAAYEYNILGVGMWTIGQEDERLWTMLVDHTKVT; encoded by the coding sequence ATGAGCCTAAGAACGCAACACCGACAATTCATGACTTGGCCTCGCACAAAAAACCACTTAGAAAAAATAATGGATATAGGTCCCAAGTTGACACAACTTGGGCTTTTCTTTTTTGATGTCAAAAGTGACGGTCAAATATGGAGTAGTGTAGATACAGAAGAGGATAATGAAAAAGGAGAGACACCAGTATTAGACAACATAATGGACGCAGCTGAAAGGGTGGCCCAGCAGTGGCCACATATACGTGTCCTCCTTACCATAAAGAACGATGGGGTTGCCTCTATTTTTCGTGCCATTATAACGGACAACGTGGCCCAAGATCAATTCGTCTCAAATATACATGAGATATTAAACCGTTATCCCTGGTGTCACGGTGTCGATATTGACCTCGAACGGGGGCCCAATGATCTGAAGGAAGATATCTATGCCTTGTACCAAAGGTTATATGAGGAACTGAAGCAGCGTGATGATCACACTCATGTTCATATCGACCTCCCGCCTATGACAGGACCAGGGGTCACTGTAGGGCCAGAGAAATGGTGTGAATACGAAAGACTTGCACCACTATGTGATACCGCTTTAATCATGACTTATGGGTTTGCATGGTCGGGGTCTTCCCCCGGCCCTACTTCCCCGATTCCATGGTTAAAACAGGTCCTTTCTTACGCTGTACAGGCTTTTCAAAAAGATCAAATACTAACGGGAGCACCCGCCTTTGGTTACCGGTGGCAAATTTATGATTATCCCGGTAATCTAGGCAATGCAAACGGTTGGAGAGGGGTGGCCGGAGGGTTCGATTCTTTCTTAAGATGGATGCTTGGGGACCTCAGTCACACGGATAAGTACCGAACAGGGACAGAAACACAACCTTATATTCCATTTGCTAGCTTCTATGAGGAATATGATTTTTGTCACAGACTGTTGCTACATGTCTATGATTACCCGGGGGCACATGATGTAGACGAGACCTCGCTTATCAGAAGTTCATATAATGGTCAATCTTTTCTTACAGCGTACAATAAAAAACAGACCACCCACTTCGATGGAACGGTGGTCAGCCAGTCTGGAACTGACTATGATACCATATCGGGTGCTATAGGTGTAGAAAAAGGTCTAGGTATGATTTACCCTAGGCGCCCTGCCCCGTTGCGAGACAGCAATGGAAATATTATTGGGTACGAGGATGAGGGATATGGACGGTGGTCTTTTACTATCGCCACGAGTGGCTCTTATGATGTTGTTGTCAGAGTCAATTATCCTTGGTGGGATCGGCAAAAGCTCGGCTTTAAGTTAGACGGACAAGCCGTTACGGTAGGTGAGATGCCTCAGTGGTACCCTTATCACAGAACAACGCATTGGGTGAAACTGGGGCGGTTCCAGTTGTCAGAAGGCACCCACACTTTAGAGTTATTTGGGAACGCAAGCCACTATAACACCCAATTTTACGGCTTTCGCGTTTGTCATCAATTCGAAGAAAAGCATGAAGCAGGCCAGTCTCGTTTTACTTTAAGACCTCGCTACTTACAAGACGTTGATAGACAACCAGCTTGGCCAGATGCTGATCAGTTCCGATTGACGCTAGAAACCTTACGCCGGGACCCCGAGCATCTCCATATTTGGTATGATGACTTTCGGGATTGGGATCAGTCACTACCGACGAACGTCTATGAAACCGTGTCGGGGGCGTGGTCAGTTAATGATATTGATGGCAGTGTGACTAAAGAAGTGACAGGATCAGGGGAATTTCGCATACAGTATGATCAGTTCAAAAATGTGTCTATACAATCAAGGATGACGTTAAATGGGAAGGGACGAGCAGGTGTCCTTTTTGATGACATTTGGCTATGTCTTAATGCGGATGCAACTTGTCTTGAATTATACCAAGGTGATCAGCTTTTAGAAACATACTACCCGAGTAGCCCGATACGTGTGGGGACATCGTATACATTGAGATTACGCGTGAGACATACTGAGGTCTGTGCGTTTCTTGATTCAACAAAAATACTCACTCGAGCATTAGATAATGTACCGGTAGGGTCATTTGGTATTAAATCTGATACGGAGATGACCACGGATTTAATCATCGCAGCGGATGCCATGTGGTACTATCCTCAGGAAGCTTTTGACGTTCGCTTACCGAACGGACAAACACAGACATTAGGGAGAATACCTAGAAGTGGTGTGACTTGGGATGAACATTGGGGGATTTTCTCTCTAGAACAGGGAGAAGAACCTGATACACGACAGACATCCGAGGATGGCTTACAGACAACGATCAGTATGGACTGGGATTACCTGCATTCCTCTGTCTTCCCATTATCTAAACCGGGTGATTATGAAGTGGAAATCACGGCAAACGACGTAGGGGCTTGGTTGAGTACATTGTACTTAGGGGACGCTGATGGCTTTAGCCTTGTGGTTTTTCCTGACGCTGAAACTGTCCTACGCATCTCTGATATCGCGGCTTATGAATATAATATACTCGGTGTAGGGATGTGGACCATAGGACAGGAGGATGAGCGTTTGTGGACGATGTTGGTCGACCACACAAAAGTAACCTAA
- a CDS encoding gamma carbonic anhydrase family protein, with product MIMPYKGVNPQIAASAYLSKGVVVTGDVKVGEETSIWYNAVIRGDVAPTVIGNRVSIQDNSTLHQSPNVPLIIEDDVTVGHNVVLHSCHIKEGALIGMGAIVLDGAEIGEEAMVGAGALIPPGKKIPPRTLVVGSPAKEVRPLEEHDFSELQRIRQTYVEKGQYYKQLEAEYEKKG from the coding sequence ATGATCATGCCTTATAAAGGGGTCAATCCACAAATCGCAGCCTCAGCGTACCTTTCTAAGGGCGTCGTTGTCACAGGAGATGTGAAAGTAGGCGAAGAAACGAGTATTTGGTACAATGCTGTGATTCGAGGTGATGTCGCACCAACGGTGATAGGAAACAGAGTCAGTATCCAAGATAATTCTACGTTACATCAAAGCCCGAATGTACCACTGATAATAGAAGACGATGTCACAGTGGGTCATAATGTTGTGTTACATAGCTGCCATATAAAAGAAGGCGCTCTGATTGGCATGGGTGCGATTGTATTAGATGGGGCCGAAATTGGAGAAGAAGCGATGGTTGGCGCAGGGGCACTAATCCCACCGGGGAAGAAAATTCCACCCCGCACACTCGTTGTCGGTTCTCCAGCAAAGGAAGTGAGGCCTTTGGAGGAACATGACTTTTCTGAACTTCAACGTATTAGGCAAACGTACGTGGAAAAAGGACAGTATTATAAACAACTAGAAGCGGAATATGAAAAAAAGGGATAG
- a CDS encoding tetraprenyl-beta-curcumene synthase family protein, protein MDERVGVEDLAKLEYRVLVPKKPYALMKKIYKNVRPSIHHQLQYWKRRAEQIPDEELRKQALASIGTKQFHCEGGGIYALLAPEAKRNDVYTFIVAYQTISDYLDNLCDRSVSLDQQNFRVLHQAMIDALSEQSSEQDYYQYQEHRDDGGYLQDLVQACQNSLAKLPYAEAYRANMLLLCQLYCDLQVHKHIDIEKRESALLDWWNHYQASYADLSWYEFAAATGSTLGIFYYATMSVVGYSDQMNEKILRAYFPYVQGLHILLDYFIDQAEDEEEGDLNFCAYYPVEAEKRRRMKWMYAQAQASTEGLPHEQFHHMVIDGLLAIYLSDPKVKRRQDVKKSAINIIKHGSWKANFFYYHCWWIHRWGKKV, encoded by the coding sequence GTGGATGAGAGAGTGGGTGTAGAGGATTTGGCCAAGTTAGAGTACCGGGTATTAGTCCCAAAGAAACCATATGCCTTAATGAAGAAGATATATAAGAATGTAAGACCCTCAATTCATCATCAGTTACAATACTGGAAACGACGCGCAGAGCAAATCCCAGATGAAGAACTACGGAAACAAGCGCTGGCAAGTATCGGAACCAAACAGTTTCATTGTGAGGGCGGGGGTATCTATGCCCTACTTGCGCCAGAAGCCAAAAGAAATGACGTGTATACATTTATTGTAGCCTACCAAACCATCAGTGATTACTTAGATAATTTGTGTGATCGCAGTGTATCCTTGGATCAGCAAAACTTTCGTGTGTTACATCAAGCGATGATCGATGCCTTATCGGAACAGTCTTCCGAGCAAGACTACTATCAGTACCAGGAACATCGAGATGACGGTGGCTACTTACAAGATTTAGTGCAAGCCTGTCAAAACAGTTTAGCCAAATTACCCTACGCGGAAGCTTACCGCGCAAACATGTTGCTCTTATGTCAGCTATACTGCGACCTTCAGGTTCATAAACATATAGACATAGAAAAAAGAGAAAGTGCGCTATTAGATTGGTGGAATCATTATCAGGCGAGTTACGCCGATCTGTCTTGGTATGAATTCGCCGCTGCCACAGGTTCAACACTAGGGATTTTTTATTACGCGACTATGTCCGTTGTCGGTTATTCCGATCAAATGAATGAAAAAATCTTACGGGCTTATTTTCCATACGTGCAAGGTTTACATATCCTACTCGATTATTTTATCGACCAAGCGGAAGATGAGGAAGAAGGGGACCTTAACTTTTGTGCCTATTATCCTGTAGAGGCGGAAAAAAGAAGGCGAATGAAGTGGATGTATGCACAGGCACAAGCATCTACGGAAGGGTTGCCCCATGAGCAATTTCACCATATGGTCATAGATGGATTATTAGCCATCTATTTGTCAGACCCTAAAGTAAAACGACGACAGGATGTAAAAAAGAGTGCCATCAATATCATCAAGCATGGTTCTTGGAAAGCGAACTTCTTTTACTATCATTGCTGGTGGATTCATCGCTGGGGGAAAAAGGTGTAG
- a CDS encoding tRNA (mnm(5)s(2)U34)-methyltransferase, protein MPIDRVLPYTHHIIQDVVNEGDLVVDATMGNGHDTLFLAQLVGKTGKVLSYDVQPQALAKTKERLIQAQQVDQVQLCLKGHETIHEELSKLNRPLSAAMFNLGYLPGSDKTVVTQPETTIQALYHLREYLKPGGIIAMVVYHGHEQGKAEKNLLLEEVMSWEQKSYDVLQYQFINQKNDPPFLLAIQKK, encoded by the coding sequence ATGCCTATTGATCGTGTGCTTCCTTATACTCATCATATTATCCAAGATGTGGTTAATGAAGGCGATCTCGTCGTTGATGCCACAATGGGCAACGGCCATGATACATTATTTCTCGCCCAGCTCGTAGGGAAAACGGGAAAGGTTCTTTCCTATGATGTTCAGCCTCAAGCGTTAGCGAAGACAAAGGAACGTTTGATCCAGGCGCAACAAGTAGATCAAGTTCAACTATGCCTGAAAGGACATGAAACGATTCATGAGGAGTTAAGCAAGCTCAATCGCCCCTTATCTGCGGCCATGTTTAACCTAGGCTACCTTCCCGGCAGTGATAAAACGGTTGTCACACAGCCAGAGACAACGATTCAAGCCCTCTATCATCTGCGCGAGTATTTAAAGCCAGGTGGCATCATCGCCATGGTAGTCTACCACGGGCATGAACAAGGTAAAGCAGAAAAAAACCTCCTGCTTGAGGAGGTTATGTCTTGGGAACAAAAGTCGTATGACGTGCTTCAGTATCAGTTTATCAACCAGAAGAACGACCCGCCGTTCCTTCTTGCTATCCAAAAAAAGTAG
- a CDS encoding TIGR01212 family radical SAM protein (This family includes YhcC from E. coli K-12, an uncharacterized radical SAM protein.), producing MTDTRDSSHSAKTAPLPLLWGDKRYHTWNHHLRHTFGHKVFKVPLDAGFTCPNRDGKIASGGCTFCSARGSGDFAGHRRDSLVTQFNDIKERMHQKWPNAEYIGYFQAYTNTYAPVEELREMYEVILEQEGNVGLAIATRPDCLPDDVVELLAEINKKTYLWVELGLQTVHDSTGELINRAHDYQCYVEGVEKLRKHNIRTCCHIIYGLPQETEEMMLETAREVSKLDIQGLKIHLLHLMKYTPMVKQYEEGLLQFLEKDEYVDLVVKTLEIMPPEVTIHRLTGDAPKHLLIGPQWSSDKWNVLNSIDRELRLRDTWQGKYWDPAIQREEKKIVQVTNHAY from the coding sequence ATGACTGATACACGTGATTCATCTCACTCAGCAAAAACAGCACCTCTACCTCTATTATGGGGGGATAAACGTTACCATACATGGAATCATCACTTACGCCACACTTTTGGCCATAAGGTCTTTAAAGTTCCCCTCGATGCCGGTTTTACCTGTCCCAACCGCGATGGGAAAATCGCTTCCGGTGGTTGCACGTTCTGTAGTGCGAGGGGATCTGGGGATTTTGCTGGTCACCGTCGAGACAGTCTGGTGACACAGTTTAACGATATTAAAGAACGGATGCATCAAAAGTGGCCTAACGCTGAATACATTGGCTATTTTCAGGCGTACACCAATACGTACGCCCCAGTAGAAGAACTGAGAGAGATGTACGAAGTGATTCTCGAGCAGGAAGGTAATGTAGGACTTGCTATTGCCACACGCCCAGACTGCTTACCTGATGATGTGGTCGAGCTATTAGCAGAGATCAACAAAAAGACTTATCTATGGGTAGAACTCGGTTTACAGACCGTCCATGACAGTACTGGTGAACTGATTAACCGTGCCCATGACTATCAATGTTATGTTGAAGGTGTGGAAAAACTGCGCAAGCACAATATTCGTACCTGCTGTCACATTATTTATGGGTTACCTCAGGAAACGGAAGAGATGATGCTAGAAACGGCAAGAGAAGTATCCAAGCTAGACATTCAAGGCTTGAAGATCCACCTTTTACACTTGATGAAATACACACCGATGGTCAAACAGTATGAGGAGGGGCTGCTACAATTCCTAGAAAAGGATGAGTATGTCGACTTAGTGGTTAAAACACTGGAGATTATGCCACCAGAGGTGACCATTCACCGCTTGACTGGAGATGCCCCGAAGCATTTATTAATCGGCCCACAATGGAGCAGCGATAAATGGAATGTCCTTAATTCTATCGACCGTGAGCTGCGCCTCCGTGATACATGGCAAGGTAAGTATTGGGATCCCGCAATCCAACGTGAAGAGAAGAAAATCGTACAGGTGACGAACCATGCCTATTGA
- a CDS encoding NAD(P)/FAD-dependent oxidoreductase: MSNNEQYDVIVIGGGPSGLMASYAAGYQGARVLLVDKGNKLGRKLAISGGGRCNVTNRIPLEEMIKNIPGNGRFMYSPFSIYNNEHIISFFEDLGIELKEEDRGRMFPVTDKAKDVVEALIQKVREVGTDIRVNTAVKDISFDENMGHSVHLDSGEAVQAPSVIIAVGGKSVPHTGSTGDGYAWAEKAGHTITELYPTEVPVTSDEPFIKEKRVQGLALRDVHISVKNPKGKSIMTHEGDVLFTHFGLSGPAVLRCSQYVIKAKKKYQVHDVPLDIDMFPEESMDELLDRLWHSVREEGSKQIKNVLNKLIPERLLPILLERAELDGSVTGHQCAKQHLRTFTEKLKAFHIKATGTLSIEQAFVTGGGVNIKEIHPKSMASKKTNGLYFCGEILDIHGYTGGYNITCAFSTGYVAGTSAAQHAQQDIVV; this comes from the coding sequence ATGAGTAACAACGAGCAATACGACGTCATTGTGATCGGAGGCGGACCATCAGGGCTCATGGCCTCATACGCTGCGGGGTATCAAGGTGCGCGGGTCTTGCTTGTCGATAAAGGGAATAAGTTAGGTAGAAAGCTAGCCATATCAGGTGGCGGGCGCTGTAATGTCACCAACCGTATCCCACTTGAAGAAATGATTAAAAATATCCCTGGCAACGGAAGATTCATGTATAGTCCTTTCTCCATCTATAACAATGAGCATATTATCTCATTTTTTGAAGATCTGGGTATTGAACTAAAAGAGGAAGACCGTGGTCGAATGTTTCCCGTTACTGATAAAGCCAAAGATGTCGTTGAGGCGTTAATTCAGAAGGTCAGAGAGGTAGGAACAGATATCCGTGTCAATACAGCTGTCAAGGATATCTCTTTCGATGAGAACATGGGGCACAGTGTACATTTAGACAGTGGCGAAGCGGTCCAAGCCCCCTCGGTTATTATCGCTGTTGGTGGAAAATCAGTCCCTCATACTGGGTCGACAGGGGATGGTTATGCTTGGGCTGAGAAAGCCGGGCATACGATTACAGAACTATACCCCACCGAGGTGCCTGTCACATCTGATGAACCCTTTATAAAGGAAAAACGAGTTCAAGGTTTGGCGCTACGAGATGTCCACATTTCGGTTAAGAACCCGAAAGGAAAAAGCATCATGACTCATGAAGGAGACGTCTTATTTACCCATTTCGGTCTGTCTGGTCCAGCTGTTTTACGCTGTAGCCAATACGTCATCAAAGCCAAAAAGAAATATCAAGTTCATGACGTGCCACTGGACATTGACATGTTCCCAGAAGAATCAATGGATGAGCTGTTAGACCGCTTATGGCATAGCGTTCGGGAAGAAGGGAGCAAACAAATTAAAAACGTGCTAAACAAACTGATACCGGAGCGACTGCTGCCTATCCTTTTAGAAAGAGCAGAGCTTGACGGGAGCGTTACAGGGCATCAGTGTGCCAAGCAACATCTCCGCACATTCACCGAGAAACTCAAAGCGTTTCATATCAAGGCCACGGGTACGCTATCGATCGAGCAAGCGTTTGTTACCGGTGGCGGTGTCAATATTAAAGAAATCCACCCCAAAAGTATGGCCTCAAAGAAAACAAATGGCTTGTACTTTTGTGGAGAAATCCTTGATATTCACGGGTACACCGGTGGCTACAACATCACTTGTGCTTTCTCTACTGGATACGTCGCTGGAACCTCCGCTGCTCAACACGCCCAACAAGACATTGTCGTATAA
- a CDS encoding ferredoxin, with product MAKYTIVDKETCIACGACGAAAPDIFDYDDEGLAENIIDENSGSVEIPDVLLDDLEDASEGCPTDSIKVAEESFDGDALKFE from the coding sequence ATGGCAAAGTATACGATTGTAGACAAAGAAACATGCATTGCATGTGGTGCATGTGGGGCAGCAGCTCCAGACATTTTTGATTACGATGATGAAGGTTTAGCTGAAAACATCATCGACGAGAATTCAGGTTCAGTTGAAATCCCTGATGTTTTATTAGATGATCTAGAAGATGCTTCAGAAGGTTGCCCAACCGATTCCATTAAAGTGGCTGAAGAGTCCTTTGATGGAGATGCTCTGAAATTTGAATAG
- a CDS encoding ammonium transporter, protein MDTIFLMNSLWVMVAAILVIFMQGGFILLEAGSTRMKNAGHIAGKTIFTFGIASLVFWAIGYGFIFGEGNLFIGLSDFFYSGYEIEGLGLSTSVFFLFQLAFAGIALTIAFGGFAERAKLSVYLVFAVLFSALVYPIVAHWIWGDGWLADLGKQDFAGSTVVHLTGAMAALAATLLLKPRLGKYNKDGTPNELAGHNQVYTALGVLVLWIGWFGFNAGSTVAVDDAFFGFVALNTNLAAGAGAISALIISWLVLGKSDVPTMLNGALAGLVAITASCAFVTPGASVIIGIIAGILVYYSMKFFEKKKIDDPIFALSVHGVAGVWGTLSTGFFATPELAELNGGMAGLFYGGGFQQLGVQVIGIMTAGGYAFVVSLMILSIMKVVMNGLRVTEEEEIVGLDLSEHGGYGYPEQVQQAHEAKGV, encoded by the coding sequence GTGGATACGATATTTTTAATGAACAGTTTGTGGGTGATGGTAGCTGCAATCTTAGTTATTTTTATGCAAGGAGGATTTATCCTACTAGAAGCGGGCTCAACCCGAATGAAGAATGCCGGTCACATTGCAGGGAAAACCATTTTTACGTTTGGTATTGCTTCACTCGTGTTCTGGGCCATTGGTTACGGTTTTATTTTCGGTGAAGGTAATTTGTTTATAGGTTTATCGGACTTCTTCTATAGTGGATACGAAATTGAAGGGTTAGGTCTTTCTACATCAGTTTTCTTTTTATTTCAGCTCGCCTTTGCAGGTATTGCCTTGACGATCGCCTTCGGAGGCTTTGCTGAACGAGCTAAACTCTCCGTTTATCTTGTCTTTGCTGTTCTGTTCTCAGCCTTGGTTTATCCTATTGTTGCGCACTGGATTTGGGGCGATGGTTGGCTTGCCGATTTAGGGAAACAGGATTTTGCTGGATCAACAGTCGTGCATCTTACGGGTGCGATGGCTGCATTAGCTGCCACATTGTTATTAAAGCCACGATTAGGTAAATATAATAAAGACGGTACACCAAATGAACTAGCGGGACATAACCAAGTGTACACAGCCCTAGGCGTGTTAGTATTATGGATTGGTTGGTTCGGTTTTAACGCAGGGAGCACAGTCGCAGTGGATGATGCGTTTTTTGGCTTTGTTGCCCTGAACACGAATCTAGCAGCAGGGGCCGGTGCGATATCAGCTCTTATCATATCTTGGCTTGTTTTAGGCAAGTCAGATGTACCCACGATGTTAAATGGGGCTTTAGCTGGTCTCGTCGCAATTACAGCATCTTGTGCCTTTGTCACACCCGGTGCATCCGTCATCATTGGTATCATAGCAGGTATTCTGGTTTACTATAGCATGAAATTCTTTGAGAAGAAGAAAATTGACGATCCGATTTTTGCTTTATCTGTACACGGCGTGGCAGGCGTATGGGGAACATTAAGCACAGGTTTCTTTGCCACACCAGAGTTAGCAGAATTAAACGGCGGTATGGCAGGATTGTTCTACGGTGGCGGATTTCAACAGTTAGGTGTACAGGTCATAGGTATCATGACTGCAGGTGGATATGCATTCGTTGTTTCCCTCATGATTTTAAGTATCATGAAGGTCGTCATGAACGGATTACGTGTCACTGAAGAGGAGGAAATCGTTGGTTTAGACCTCAGTGAGCATGGTGGTTACGGTTACCCAGAACAAGTTCAACAAGCGCATGAAGCTAAAGGTGTGTAA
- a CDS encoding exonuclease domain-containing protein — MKNHSWLQMMKQLPGKISTHLYASGHDQSNPQHVSYLRQLQKEFRQQDVLQRPLHTLKVVVFDIETTGFFPERGDTILSIGAVKTTNGNIKEEFYSLVSTEKPLAPDIKNLTGLKEEDLRQAPPIDEVLTRFFGFVRGHVLVAHHANHEKAFMQHTLWQTSRRSFTQRIIDTQFLMQLCEPHLPLVRLEECCSHCHIAVTNRHHALGDARLTAQLWAHCIKLLTHKGYENLQDIYDQLAKKA; from the coding sequence ATGAAAAATCATTCTTGGCTCCAAATGATGAAACAGTTACCTGGTAAAATAAGCACTCACTTGTATGCCTCTGGCCACGATCAGTCCAATCCACAACATGTCTCCTACTTAAGACAGTTACAAAAAGAATTTAGACAACAAGACGTATTACAAAGACCCCTTCACACCCTTAAAGTGGTTGTCTTTGATATCGAAACAACGGGCTTCTTCCCAGAGCGAGGGGATACTATATTATCCATAGGGGCTGTCAAGACCACAAACGGAAACATTAAAGAAGAATTTTATTCTCTCGTTTCTACGGAAAAACCATTGGCCCCAGACATCAAGAATCTAACAGGACTTAAAGAAGAAGATTTACGCCAGGCCCCCCCTATCGACGAAGTGTTAACTCGGTTTTTTGGTTTTGTTAGAGGACACGTTCTCGTCGCCCACCATGCCAACCATGAGAAAGCGTTTATGCAGCATACACTGTGGCAAACGTCACGCCGATCGTTTACGCAACGTATTATTGATACCCAGTTTCTGATGCAGCTATGCGAGCCACATTTACCCCTAGTACGGCTTGAAGAGTGCTGTTCACACTGTCATATCGCAGTAACTAATCGTCACCATGCTTTAGGGGATGCCAGGCTTACAGCCCAACTTTGGGCTCATTGTATCAAACTTTTAACTCATAAAGGATATGAGAACTTACAAGATATATACGATCAACTGGCTAAGAAAGCTTAA
- a CDS encoding DUF294 nucleotidyltransferase-like domain-containing protein, whose protein sequence is MVRFQTYEDIKQYRNENMMNHRLSSTQLNHFHDELMQHVISLAVARTKIQLGEPPGSFSFFVMGSAGRREQGLISDQDHGMVYEENTEEAKQYFQKLGEHISHGLAYVGYPLCEGRVMCSNPLWCQSASDWQDQLHSWIKADTWEAIRHLLILTDSRVLVGSPSLVYKLKEILFEQVNDSPYLLNRFAANTASIQKGVGVFGHFLTEQYGYFKGYLNLKSCALLPYVNAARLFALKDNLWATSTSERLSMLERQPSFNSPRHHTYEKNVETLLAFRLTHAPRAFFTTQREQQNRYEASHYMCIKSLSRSEKKQLKSMIKQGLYLQERLTDETYDYQ, encoded by the coding sequence ATGGTACGTTTCCAAACGTATGAGGACATTAAACAGTATCGCAACGAGAACATGATGAATCATCGCTTATCTTCCACACAATTGAACCATTTTCACGATGAACTGATGCAACATGTGATCAGTCTTGCTGTGGCGCGAACAAAAATCCAGCTTGGGGAGCCACCAGGTTCTTTCTCTTTCTTTGTGATGGGGAGCGCAGGACGGCGTGAACAAGGTCTCATAAGCGACCAAGATCACGGTATGGTTTATGAGGAAAATACGGAAGAAGCCAAGCAGTATTTCCAAAAACTAGGCGAACATATTTCCCATGGGTTGGCGTATGTGGGGTATCCATTATGTGAGGGTAGAGTCATGTGTTCTAATCCCCTTTGGTGTCAATCAGCATCCGACTGGCAAGACCAACTTCATAGCTGGATAAAAGCTGACACTTGGGAAGCTATTCGGCATTTATTAATATTAACAGACAGTAGAGTCCTCGTTGGTTCCCCATCACTTGTCTACAAGTTAAAAGAGATTTTATTTGAGCAGGTCAATGACTCGCCCTATTTGTTAAACAGGTTCGCTGCGAACACAGCATCCATACAAAAAGGGGTCGGTGTTTTTGGTCACTTCTTAACCGAACAATATGGCTATTTCAAAGGGTATCTGAATCTAAAATCTTGCGCTCTACTTCCATATGTGAATGCTGCACGTTTATTTGCATTAAAGGATAACCTATGGGCCACATCCACAAGCGAACGCCTAAGCATGCTTGAACGCCAGCCCTCATTCAATTCGCCTCGTCATCATACGTATGAAAAAAATGTCGAAACCCTACTCGCTTTTCGCCTCACTCACGCGCCACGAGCATTTTTCACAACACAGAGGGAACAACAGAATCGCTATGAAGCTAGTCATTACATGTGTATAAAATCTTTAAGTCGGTCCGAAAAAAAACAACTAAAAAGCATGATCAAACAGGGCCTTTATTTACAAGAACGGCTGACAGATGAGACATATGATTATCAATAA
- a CDS encoding MerR family transcriptional regulator, whose product MASYKDKKVITIGMVSELTGLTERKIRYYEERKLIHPERTKGGTRRYSFNDVEKLMTIADQMEDGMQTFEIRKRFEKEERSVRNKMLRGQINAQFNMRK is encoded by the coding sequence AGTCATTACCATCGGTATGGTTAGTGAATTAACCGGACTTACAGAAAGAAAAATTCGGTATTATGAGGAACGGAAGTTGATTCACCCCGAGAGAACTAAAGGAGGCACCAGGCGGTACTCCTTTAATGATGTAGAAAAGTTGATGACCATCGCCGATCAAATGGAAGACGGGATGCAAACATTTGAAATTCGCAAACGATTTGAAAAAGAAGAACGGAGTGTTAGGAATAAGATGCTTCGTGGTCAAATTAACGCTCAATTTAACATGAGAAAATAG